One part of the Anaerolineae bacterium genome encodes these proteins:
- a CDS encoding IS110 family transposase produces MAFRPVGIWQVKLDLETKDHLEAQIQCPTERPATLSRLEPWASQALLLMQLSGFGIVTTMTVLAAIGDIARVPYPKHLVGHAGLAPGLHQSGVKERPKPITKEGRKDLRWAMVEVAWRAVRSHPLWQRRFQELIRRKHPNDAIVVIAHRLLVIVWHLLSKGVPYRHSTPERIAHQFPWGYCLNDRQRRGMSRAQFARYCLMRLGIGDDLQWVTLYPKYPRKPALPEEVPPWPEGKS; encoded by the coding sequence TTGGCTTTCAGACCCGTCGGTATCTGGCAGGTCAAACTCGACCTGGAAACTAAAGACCACCTCGAAGCCCAAATCCAGTGCCCGACCGAGCGCCCGGCCACCCTTTCCCGGCTGGAACCCTGGGCTTCTCAGGCCCTGTTGCTTATGCAACTGTCCGGCTTTGGCATTGTCACCACCATGACCGTATTGGCTGCCATCGGTGATATCGCCCGCGTCCCCTACCCTAAACACCTGGTCGGTCACGCCGGCCTCGCGCCCGGCCTCCATCAAAGCGGCGTCAAGGAGCGCCCAAAACCCATCACCAAAGAGGGGCGCAAAGACCTCCGCTGGGCCATGGTCGAGGTCGCCTGGCGCGCCGTCCGCAGTCATCCCCTCTGGCAGCGCCGATTCCAGGAACTCATTCGCCGCAAACATCCCAACGACGCCATTGTGGTCATCGCCCACCGTCTGCTCGTCATCGTCTGGCATCTGCTCTCCAAAGGCGTCCCTTACCGCCACAGCACCCCCGAACGCATCGCTCATCAATTCCCTTGGGGCTATTGCCTGAACGACCGGCAACGCCGTGGCATGAGCCGCGCCCAGTTCGCCCGCTACTGCCTGATGCGCTTAGGCATTGGTGACGATCTCCAATGGGTGACCCTCTACCCCAAATA